The sequence TATCATTCTACGAAGCACCCGACTACTGGAAAATCCCCCGGTGAAATTATGTTTGGGCGAAAAATCAAAAGCAAATTACCAGCGATATCAACGTTCTTTGAAGATGAAAGTGTTCGGGAACAGGATCAAATCATCAAGGAGAAGGGGAAGGAGTATAGTGATACAAAACGACGAGCTAAAGATAGTGAACTAGTTGTTGGTGATCGTGTAGTAGCAAAAAGAATGAGGAAGAGCAATAAGCTGGATACTGACTATGCTGATGAAGATTTCGTGATACTTAAGAAAATAGGCGCGGATACTATTGTCAAATCTACAATATCAGCAAAGAAATATCGACGTAACTCTTCTCATTTGAGCTgaaagaatcaaaagaatcatCTCAAAAGGAAGACGTACATGCTGAAACAAACATAAACGCCGATAGGTGCCGATAGGTTCAAGCCATCATCTCGGATAAGGCAGCAACCAatcaaatttaaagattttattcCATACTAAACCTGTTTTCAACTTTGATTTACTATACAAATAAACATGTATGCTATGACTTTCATTTTAATGTTAAAGGGGGATTGTAGCATCGCACTATCTACTCATATTAAGGGTTGCTATGGCGACATGCGATGCAACCTCAGAGGAGTAGGCGGTGTGATGAGTTAAGGACTAGAGAGGGCAGGAAGTGTACGATAACTGACCAGTACGGACATAGAAAACAGTGATAGTAACAAAAAGATAAATAGCACAGTTACATTATACATCTAACAAATCATtatgattatttaaaatatggccAATACTGATCATCtccacataatcagaatgcattcgattgattttaatattgttgattcaaagctTCTAAAATAAGGCAAAACATGAAAatttgtagcatttttgatcATTTTCAGATTTTGTATAAAGTTTACAGTATGAGGATTTGATATTTCATGCAGGtaaaggacttttcaatagctttcttttaTACTACGTAAGACCTTTGCAAgtgtcgttttaagaagtgtccgctaatgggaggtgtccggcgctgggggatctctcCCTATATGCTAAAAAGttactaaaataaattcaacaatttacaTACGAACCATCCAAAGCAGAACTAAGTAATCCGGATTTTGCAAATGTTTCGTGTCATTATGCAAAACAcattcaaaacaaaataatcGGACTGTGCGAACTGTCTGCTTATTGAGCAGAAACAATAATTCAGCACTGATAGATTTTTACTCCGACCACACAGAACACAACAATATATAAtttactgattatggatcgactgtacgttttaatttaatttattgaacggctactcagtcttgcacttattacaacgagttttttatttaacgacgtttcgacacggggattgtgtctttttcaaggggaaaatatgtttgttgtttgtcgtcgtatgtttagTCTAACTTGCACCGTCGGTATGTCTAATTGTCCGTACATGACTTCGGAAGCACTgttatcaattttcatttttttccttaGCTTggcgtcgggtaaataaaaaactcgttgtaataagtgcaagactgagtagccgttcaataaattaaaaaaaaaaaaaaaaaaaaaaaaaaaaaaaaaaacaatatataaTAAAATCGGACCGTGTGATTAGTCTGCTTACTGAATAGAAACGCAAAAAACAGGCACTGTGTTATTAGCTGGAAAGGTAATATGTCAAAAATGATGACTCGAACGACCAAATGGCTCTTtgtgccaaacgaccattttcgGTTAGTTGAAAAGATTTGTCACACTGGAAGTGCCCGTTACGTGAAATATGGATAATTTGTTTGAGCGTATTCAGCTCCGAGATGTCTTATCTCACATCAGgtataaaggtagcctcacacctcgggaatttggtccgcggatttttccccatgcatttttgcatatgcgatgttttcgggattagGGCACGggaaatcaaaatcccggccccatttaaaatgcacggggaccaaaatccggcggaaaattttcccgaggtgtaaggtaggcTTAAGTAAGCAAATTGTCAACCAATTGTCAACTCGAGCGCTTGAAAAATTACTGGAAAAAGAACTTGGTTTCCAAGTTGGTCTATTATTGGCTTTTTTATAATCGCCTTAATCTACAGTAAAGATGACTGAAATTCTTAGTGAGTAAACGGAGCGACGCATAAATGGAAAACTCAGGACACCAAACGCAGTGCAAGCAGTGTGTGATGCTTGACCATATTAGCTAAATCGTTGAACGCGTCGAGTCTCGATCTCTCTTCATCCAAACAGAAGAAATGACAAAGTGGTATCGAGCGGTACTCTCATTCAGTAGATCTGACGTTATATCCGGCTTAATCATGTTTGCTACATATGCCACAAAAAATGATTCAGCACCCGATGAAGCCCTGTATAACCTTATTCGTGTGTTTCTTTTTCTAGGATACTTCAACTTACCGTTGCTTTTGAATCAAAAACTCGACAATGAGAACGTTACCGAATCCTTTCAACCAGGCTTGCCATAAACTCCTCGCCGAGTGGAAAATGAGCAAGTCAGAGTTTTGTTGAGGAGCAGATATTtgcatcaaaactcacaactGATTTTATTTAACACTAACGAGTTTGAGGAGTTTTGTCAAACCTGCTTTCAACAATGCACAGCACAATTTCAACACTGTAGGACTGTTATCGGAAGTTCTTTCTTTAAAGGTTAAACAACTGTAGCAGCATCATATATCACTCCGAAGTATATTGATTGCAGTTTACTCAAGTGGCAACTTACGTAATTTTATCACAGCAATACTGTTATCTCCTCGAGGCCGTCGACATATTTATTTGCCTTTAAAACATCGTACCTATGTTGGCGTAGAGCAGTCTTCTTGGAAAAGTGGCTCATTataaaatcggatgaattcttCAGTTTGTTGATTCTTGCCGACAAGTAAAGTAGTCCCGAATTTTGGTAAGCaaccacatttttttaaatcgagaATAAATTTTCGGGACCATGATCGGTGGTAAACattgtgaagaaatttaaaacaatCCAAGTGGTTATAGCCTGTCATGAGACACTTGTCGataattttattatcatttaacTCCTGGATGAGTCTAGTATTATTTACCATCTCAACACAATAAGGATTACGTAGTATGTGATACGCATTTTTATAAGTTTCTTCTGCTTAGTTAAAATAGTTAATTGTTATgtcaaaaatgattttgtgacttgatttttgtttgtttccttattttttttaaacttatttttacaATGTAAGGGCTGTGTTATTCTAAATAGTCCCTGTCTAATAAGAAATACATATCTCATTGCGCACGGTTTTACTTTCTAAAGCCTAGTACGCTGCTCTTACAGAATgggtttatggaaaatttgatcaaattaccaagataaatttgacagctgattcAGTATGGGAGAAGTGTCACTTTTCTGTACGGAATATTTTTCCGTAAGGAAAAGTGACTGCTCCATTTACATTACCGACCAGGCGTTATTCGCTAATAATTACGCAATTTTCTCTATTTATCAGCTCCATACTGCTCACGGAAGGCTCAAGAAACATTGAGCGTGTGAATAATTTACGACGGTCGGTGTGTCGTCTGTCTCTTTTCGTTCTTCCGAAAATTGTGATTGTGGTAGTGCAACACTGAGAAATACCACAAACACTCATGCAAAAAATGCGGATTTATGTAGTGGTTTGATGCCAATCTGTGTTCTCCTTAAAGGCTAGTACGCTGCTgaaaagtactgtgcaaatagatgGTTACGGAATGATTCCGCTACTGAAATTCCGTGAACAGTACGGAGTTGAAAAGTACAGATAATTTCGTAACGCTCGTAACGCCTGTTGTGTAaagtattattattaatatctttattaatgaggttttcggccctggattGTGTAAAGTAAATGGAGCTGTCACTTTTCCTTGCGGATAAATATTCCGTAAGGTAAATGAAAGGGACATTTTTCCCGTACTGAATCAGTTGTCAAATttactttggtaatttgatcaaattttccgtaAACTCAATCCGTAAGAGGCTTAACCCGGAGCTTTTCTCAATTAGGCgtaattgattttgattttgggAACGACGATCAAACAAACTTTTTGGttaaaaaaagagaaatataGGTACTGGATAGAGAGAGTATCAATCGTTTCAAATTCCAAGATCACGCCTATTTGAGAAAAGTTCCTAGACATTGTTggatatcaatttatttgcacAACGTGAAATATAGTTATTTCAATCCAAGAAAATCCCTTcgttattttgaaacaattgtttACATGTGAATGTTTTATTTTAACAGGTGATTGTTCTTGACGATGGGACAACTTAACGGTGAATGGTTGCCGCCTCGTATTACCAAAGATCGAAATGATGGCGTGAACGGCAGATCAGACTCCGATAAGGAGAAATATAGTACGCTGAGCAATCATATCGCCCTGAGTTCTGAATGTGTTAGGTACACTAATAATGATATGACGAATTTACAGAAACTAGCTAATTTGATTCTCCATAAATCAAATATATTTTATCATGGCATGTTGTATCATTTTTATCCTATCTGTAGAAGAGCTCACTATGGACGTAATGGCAATAGTCACTGTTTTATAAATACAGTTCGTATTTTATGTTTCCTAATAGTTCTGTCACCGGTTTTCGTTAATGCTTCCCAATACAGTGAAATTTCTATTCTATTGAGTGAAGATAGCTTAACAAACAAAAATGGTGTATATAGAGCCCCTGCAGTACTGAGCAATGGAAATACTAGCAGCAATTTAACATTAAAAATAGATGCCGTGCAAGAAGGAATTGATCAGCTTATATTATTATTAAACGAAAATAATAGCCCACATGTCATTAATAGTCTCACACAGCAAAACGCATTGCTCACAGGAAATTTCACACCCCCTACTCAAGATGACAAAATTACAGAGTTGGAAAACGAGATgaagaagatgaaggaagatATAAGGAAATTGTTGGAAACATCAAATCTTGCAGCAGAAGACAGACAGCGACTTGCTAGTTTGGAATCATCCATAGAAGCGTTACAAAAACTTCTGGATAATCAAAGCCAGCAATTCAATGACAAAATAGAGGAATTGGATAAAATTATACAGGGATTAGTTGATACTATAAAAGTTCTTATGGAAGAAATCGATATTCTCAAAAAACGTGCTGCTGAGGAGGATGAAAAGAAAAGGCTGGAAGGATTACCTTTAGAGTGCATTGTAGCTGTAAAGAGTCACGATTTTGTAACCGCTGAGAGGAAGCTTTACGAGATTAACGATGATAGCAAgataaattttataattaataGAGTGTACGAATATCAACAGAGTAATTTTGACTTGGTCCTCAAATTCGGGGATAGCATTAGCGACAAGTACAAAAGTTTCCTGGTTTTCAAAGCTTTGAATTACGAAACCTTAAGTAACGGTCATACAGATGCtccaaaaataatcaaattaatcGAAAGTTTAAGAAAGGGAATAATCAATCAACAAAGTACTTCGTCGCAATTGAAAAACGAGACACAAGTGTTtgaaaatgaactattcggttCACTGAAGCCCTTAGTAAAagaaaagttgaaaaacagTATACTGAATGATCACGTGACAAACGTCGAAATTACTTCGCTATGCAAAAGTGTATATCGTATCAGTGCTGATTCATTCAGAGAATTGTTCACCGCAGTTGTTAATGAAGTTTTTGAACGAATAGATTTTAAAACACTACTTTCTCGTATAAAAAGCCATACCTTCCTTGAGCAAGCGATTTTGGGATATGATGCTGTATTCAGAAAGATAAGATACTCTAACAACGATTATTTATTTAGCCTTGCCTACTATGTTAAAGATGCTATCGCTTCGTCTAATTATGCCGGACTTGACGCTTATAGTAAATCTACCCTAAATAATATTAGAAATTCACTACCAGTATCTGTGAGAAATGCAGTGTTTGCATCTAAAGTTTGCATAGTAAACGTCAAGTATCCAAAAAATCTCTATGCATCTGGAAAATACCTACATGATGGACCGAGACGTCACGTGTTCACAGCGATGCCTGGCAATAATGAAGTTGGTTATCAAGAAGACCATTGGAAATTGATTCGAGGGAATGACTATTTCTTTATTTACAACGTGGCTCATCGGGAGTACATGTATTCTCCCAGTGATTACAAAGATTTTAAACAAGATAAAGACAGACGAAAGGTCTTCACATGGACTGCGGGTGAcaaattcgatagttgcaagtGGTATATTGTACCATATgggaataatgttaaaataaaaagtgttgAACGGTCCGAATATTTATATACATCGAATACCTATACACATAATCGGTATAACCAGAAAATGTTTACCTGGATTCCCGGATCAGTCGTAAGTAATGGGATATGGTcgattgaggattgtagtggaTGATGTATATTCAatctgaagaaagaaaaaagttgAGAGATTATATCCCTAGGACTATTGAGAGTTATgaaaatatatgtttttactTTCAACACACAAAAAGAGtttcattaaatatttttttatcttcgACCACCACTTGGCGTTTCCTTCGAGAGATGACCGTGCCCTGGTATGTACTGTGTAACCTGCTACTGTGCGTCATTGCTCACGGTGGAGGGGCCACTTTACTCGGATCACTGACTGTTAGACTCTGTATGAGGGAGAACGATGCTTGGCAACTTGCTCATCATCAACACCAAGCCATAAcggtacacacttaaaatagaaTTCTCTGTTCGGTAATTTGTTTGACGAAAAACTCCGgtaaacattaaaagttacagtAAGTTCGgttaaaaacatttattttaccgGATATCTGTAAAATGTTACCGATCAAACTGTAATTCAAAAATTATATGACAGAGTTCGGTATTTGAACTTACAGAACGTACTGTAAAATCTATTTATTACCGTATACGGTAAAATTAACACCGAACAAACTGTAAAACAGATTCTGTATTACAGTACTTCGGTAAACTAGGTTGAGCTGTTAAACTGTCAAAGCTTGACTTGTCCAATCAGAAACTGTTTGCAGACAGCGGTTAGCTCAAGACTTTTTTATCAAGAAACGGTCATAATTTTTCAGCGGATTCGCCATGAAAAAACACGATCAGACATCAAAAGGAGACATAATAACAGGTATTTCATGCGTTCTTGATTGAAGCAGTTCAATATTCAACGTTATAATATTCTTTTCAGATTCTTCtttggtgatatttttctgCTGAGAAATGCATGCATTcggatttattttaaatatcttCACACCGCGTAGCCCTGAATGCAATGGAACGGCGACAGAAACAGAGTTTGGCAAACACTTTATATATTTTCCGTTCCTTCCTGCCATTACCGTAGTCATTTCGTTCGATTGCGGGATTTTTGTTGGTTCGGAGAATATGTTTATTATGATCAAATGTAAGCCAAGTTCAATTAAAAGCAAATTAATTAAAGAAATATTATGTTTCAAAACCACAAATGTATTTATTTAATAACAATCATTGAAAGcattcaataaatatttatatttatatttttttgtcaaaatatcaaagtaCCGAAGCGGTCGGTAGTTTTTGTTATGAAACTACCGAACTGTACGGTATATTTTGAAAGATCATCACAAAATCAAACTACCGAACGATCTGTAAACGTTTTGGTTTACCGAACTGATTACcgaacgttcagctgttgaaagttcggtaaaaaattaccgtatactgtaaaatattttaagtgtgtaaggtaccctggggcaagtgggacctaaaaaacgctagttcatcAAAATGGTAACGCTTATTTAGAAACCAGGGTATTCCatatggcacggcaaatgctgggtaaagcgtaccattggtacttcgcgtacctgaaggaataaaatagaccccatctcgcggtccttagcctcttacccagcaactcctatccctacctccccgcggtgctggccgggatacgagcaaccttagggaagatcgggtaaccaaccccggtgggaactatggtcgtatgctgacagggaagggggggtttgctcctctcagGAGGTGCAAAttttactgagcgtctgttctcgatgacaggatcggctcacaacagcgtctagTCTTCATGTTAGGGCCGGTTGATAATCGTAAGCGAgtgactctaagtgaaactgtgtaccattgtcttccggaaatttatgggggtttggtgtcaggccttgcaagccagcctttaaaaaatataagcaacgaacaacaagaccactgaccactgcgacgaaaaaggactagcgattggaaactcggttcgtggaactgcaaatctctcaacttcatcgggagcacacgcatactcgccgatgtgctcaaggaccgtggattcggcatcgtagcgctgcaggaggtttgttggaagggatcaatggtgcgaacgtttagatgtaatcataccatctaccagagctgcggcaacatacacgagctgggaacagcattcatagtgatgggcgatatgcaaaggcgcgtgatcgggtggtggccgatcaatgaaagaatgtgcaggttgaggatcaaaggccggttcttcaacttcagcataatcaacgtccatagcccacactccggaggcactgatgatgataaggacgcattctacgcgcagctggaacgtgagtacgacagctgcccaagccacgacgtcaaaatcatcatgggagatttgaacgctcaggtcggccaagaggaggagtttagaccgactattggaaagttcagcgctcaccggctgacgaacgaaaacggcctacgactaattgatttcgctgcctccaagaatatggccattcgtagcacctacttccaacacagcctcccgtatcggtacacctggagatcaccactgcagacagaatcacaaatcgaccacgttctgattgatggacggcacttctccgacattatcgacgtcaggacatatcgtggcgctaacatcgactcggaccactatctggtgatggttaaactgcgcccaaaactatccgtcatcaacaatgttcggtaccgacgaccgccgcggtacgacctagagcgactgaagcaacctgatgtcgccactgcatacgcgcagcatctcgaggcagcgttgccggaagagggttagctcgatggggcccctcttgaggactgctggagtacagttaaagcagccattaacgacgcagcggagaacaacgtcgggtatatgggtcgaagtcgacggaacgattggttcgacgaagagtgcagacagattctagaggagaaggacgcagcgcgggcggtcgcgctgcagcaaggtacccggcagaacgtggaacgttatagacggaagcggagacaacagacccgccttttgcaggagaagaaacgccgcctggaagaagcggagtgcgaggagatggaacagctgtgccgttgtcaagatacacgcaagttctatcagaagctcaacgcatcccgcaaaggcttcgtgccgcgagccgaaatgtgccgggataaggatgggagcatcttgacggacgaacgtgtggtgatcgaaaggtggaagcagcactacgaggaacatctgaatggcgctgagagtacaggcagtgaaagtcaaggcagcggaggagatgactacgtcagttcagcggacgatggaagccaaccagcccccaccttgagggaagttaaggatgccattcaacagctaaagaccaataaagcagctggtaaggatggtatcggagctgagctcatcaagatgggcccggaaaagctggccacttgcctgcacatactgatagtcagaatctgggaaaccgaacagctaccggaggagtggaaggaaggggttatatgccccatctacaagaaaggcgacaaactggagtgtgagaactttcgagcattcaccatccttaatgccgcctacaaagtgatatcccagatcatcttccgtcgtctgtcaccattagtgaacgagttcgtgggaagttatcaagccggcttcgttgacggccgctcgacaacggaccagatctttactgtacggcaaatccttcaaaaatgccgtgaataccaggtcccaacgcaccatctgttcgttgatttcaaggcggcatacgacagtatagaccgcgtagagctatggaaaattatggacgagaacagcttccctgggaagcttaccagtctgatcaaagcaacggtggatggtgtgcaaaactgtgtgaagatttcgggcgaacactccagttcgttcgaatcgcgccggggactaagacaaggtgatggactttcgtgcctgttgttcaacattgcgctagaaggtgtcatgcggagagccgggtgtaacagccggggtacgattttcaacagatccagtcaatttatttgcttcgcggatgacatggacattgtcggccgaacatttgcaaaggtgacagaactgtacacccgcctgaaacgtgaagcaacaaaagttggactggttgtgaatgcgtcaaagacaaagtacatgcttgtgggcggaaccgagcgcgacaggggcCGCATGGAAGCAGTGTTACTATAGacagggataccttcgaggtggtcgaggaattcgtctacctcggatccttgctaacggctgacaacaacgttagtcgtgaaatacgaaagcgcatcatctgtggaagtcgggcctactacgggctccagaagaaactgcggtcgaaaaagattcgccaccgcaccaaatgtgtcatgtacaagacgttaataagaccggttgtcctctacggacatgaaacatggacaatgctcgaggaggacttgcaagaactcggagtattcgagagacgggtgcttatgaccatctttggcggtgtgcaagaagacggtgtgtggcggcgaagaatgaaccatgagctcgcccaactctacggcgaacccagtatccagaaggtagctaaagccggaagggtacgatgggcaggacatgttgcaagaatgccggacagcaaccctgcaaagatggtgttcgcttccgatccggcaggtacgagacggcgtggagcgcagcgagcgagatgggctggccaggtgcagaacgacttggcgagcgtggggcgtatccgaggatggagagatgcggcctcgaaccgtgcattgtggcgtcaaattgttgattcagtgttatctgtttagatgttaactaaataaatggtATTCCATAACATTAACCGGgtatacatcattatatgcttccttTGTTAAAGTGTGGACGTGTTGGAAGCCATTTATTAAATTGCAAAACATATTGGTAGTgatagaaataaatttacctgtacCACTTAccccttttttatttttttttatttttcttatgcAAGGAGTAATGCATTATGCGCTGACCCAGCACACGCGTAGTAGTTGCCAAGTTACCACATGGCAGTGTACTGGAGTGTgggacccactaaaccctccTTAGACTACCCTAATTTCCCCCCGGTACAGCTTTccaatccttgataaattccggg comes from Armigeres subalbatus isolate Guangzhou_Male chromosome 2, GZ_Asu_2, whole genome shotgun sequence and encodes:
- the LOC134210949 gene encoding uncharacterized protein LOC134210949, coding for MGQLNGEWLPPRITKDRNDGVNGRSDSDKEKYSTLSNHIALSSECVRYTNNDMTNLQKLANLILHKSNIFYHGMLYHFYPICRRAHYGRNGNSHCFINTVRILCFLIVLSPVFVNASQYSEISILLSEDSLTNKNGVYRAPAVLSNGNTSSNLTLKIDAVQEGIDQLILLLNENNSPHVINSLTQQNALLTGNFTPPTQDDKITELENEMKKMKEDIRKLLETSNLAAEDRQRLASLESSIEALQKLLDNQSQQFNDKIEELDKIIQGLVDTIKVLMEEIDILKKRAAEEDEKKRLEGLPLECIVAVKSHDFVTAERKLYEINDDSKINFIINRVYEYQQSNFDLVLKFGDSISDKYKSFLVFKALNYETLSNGHTDAPKIIKLIESLRKGIINQQSTSSQLKNETQVFENELFGSLKPLVKEKLKNSILNDHVTNVEITSLCKSVYRISADSFRELFTAVVNEVFERIDFKTLLSRIKSHTFLEQAILGYDAVFRKIRYSNNDYLFSLAYYVKDAIASSNYAGLDAYSKSTLNNIRNSLPVSVRNAVFASKVCIVNVKYPKNLYASGKYLHDGPRRHVFTAMPGNNEVGYQEDHWKLIRGNDYFFIYNVAHREYMYSPSDYKDFKQDKDRRKVFTWTAGDKFDSCKWYIVPYGNNVKIKSVERSEYLYTSNTYTHNRYNQKMFTWIPGSVVSNGIWSIEDCSG